The following are encoded together in the Penicillium digitatum chromosome 3, complete sequence genome:
- a CDS encoding Major facilitator superfamily domain, general substrate transporter yields the protein MGLPMAAEGRDDGKNIDRTIVGEESHGLQIDKMKARGTNGDNPSQHGPESPPGSDGSHAGDIFDDEKELAQHPDSVTEGAQLGQQKAEAAALAWNRPALVGIYAWIWICTFMLAFHSNISGFLINYIQGGFKTAPQVSTSYILANIVGGVLKLPLGKTLNLWGRAEALVVSTGIYLLGMVILAACDGPNGYAAGYVLYWIGYYCLYLILNVFVADTSGLRNRAFAFGFMQTPFICTAFTGSLAANSIYAKYGWRWGYGIFCIVMPFVFLPLAIAFKYFEKKAERKGIFRRQPSGRTVEQSAIHYIHEFDVIGAFLLMAGWVLFLLPFSLTQYGRSTYSSAKFIVLLILGVVVLGVFAAWEKWVARTHFIRYELIKRPTILGACILAAVLFFSFELWDQYFYNYVLISYDISPVHANYMIQIYNVGSCFFSPVIGAIIWATARFKYICLFFGAPLMILGSGLMIYFRGADHGIGYVVMCQIFIAFAGGTLVIGEDMAVMAAGGREGTPMMLALIGLFSNIGGAIGLAVGAAIYNNVFVDTLTARLPDNLKANATQIYLGGITVQSTYPWGTPLREAVAYTWGYAQRLNCIASTAILALTIPCILAWKNYEVNRKQNKGSLLSTFISPVYYRVLNWTSGRKPTVAYSIVGAVLPLAGPKMHAALGWLGQLAAWTHYSGVLCISGRLLVYGERVMTSFKFQLTF from the exons ATGGGTCTCCCCATGGCGGCTGAAGGTCGCGATGACGGCAAAAACATCGATCGGACTATAGTTGGAGAGGAATCACATGGCTTGCAAATTGATAAAATGAAGGCACGCGGGACTAATGGCGATAATCCATCACAGCATGGTCCCGAATCACCGCCCGGATCGGACGGCTCTCACGCAGGCGATATATTCGATGACGAGAAGGAACTAGCACAGCACCCCGACAGTGTCACGGAGGGTGCTCAATTAGGTCAGCAGAAGGCGGAAGCAGCGGCGCTCGCATGGAACCGGCCAGCTTTGGTTGGAATATATGCTTG GATCTGGATCTGCACGTTTATGTTGGCATTTCACTCGAATATAAGCGGCTTTCTGATCAACTATATCCAAGGAGGGTTCAAGACCGCACCGCAGGTCTCCACCTCCTATATCCTCGCGAACATTGTGGGCGGCGTCCTTAAGCTGCCGCTTGGTAAGACCTTGAACTTGTGGGGTCGTGCTGAGGCTCTGGTGGTCTCGACAGGCATTTACCTTCTTGGCATGGTCATCCTCGCTGCATGTGATGGTCCCAATGGGTATGCGGCGGGATATGTGCTGTACTGGATCGGCTACTATTGCTTATACCTGATCTTGAATGTTTTTGTGGCCGATACCTCAGGTCTAAGGAACCGAGCGTTCGCTTTTGGCTTTATGCAGACGCCGTTCATCTGCACTGCATTCACAGGCAGTCTTGCAGCAAACTCGATCTACGCCAAGTACGGGTGGCGCTGGGGTTATGGCATCTTCTGCATAGTGATGCCGTTTGTGTTTTTGCCCCTCGCAATCGCTTTCAAATACTTCGAGAAGAAGGCAGAAAGGAAAGGCATCTTCCGACGACAGCCCAGTGGTCGTACTGTAGAACAGTCTGCCATCCATTATATCCATGAATTTGATG TTATTGGCGCTTTCTTGCTCATGGCTGGTTGGGTTTTGTTCCTTCTACCATTCAGTTTAACTCAATACGGCCGCTCTACGTACTCAAGCGCAAAATTCATTGttctcctcatcctcggagTTGTCGTGTTGGGGGTCTTTGCAGCATGGGAGAAATGGGTGGCTCGAACTCACTTTATCCGCTACGAGTTGATCAAGCGGCCGACCATTCTAGGCGCATGCATCCTGGCCGCCGTACTCTTTTTCAGCTTCGAGCTCTGGGATCAGTACTTCTACAACTACGTCCTGATCTCCTACGACATTTCCCCAGTCCATGCAAATTACATGATTCAGATTTATAACGTCGGCTCTTGCTTCTTTTCTCCCGTCATTGGAGCCATTATCTGGGCCACTGCGCGCTTTAAATACATCTGTCTATTCTTCGGAGCCCCGCTTATGATCCTGGGCTCCGGGCTGATGATCTACTTCCGCGGCGCAGACCATGGCATTGGCTACGTCGTCATGTGCCAGATCTTCATTGCCTTCGCCGGCGGCACCCTCGTCATTGGCGAAGACATGGCTGTAATGGCGGCAGGTGGCCGTGAGGGCACCCCGATGATGCTGGCCCTCATTGGATTGTTCTCGAACATTGGCGGTGCGATCGGCCTGGCTGTTGGCGCTGCTATCTACAACAATGTCTTCGTCGATACTCTCACAGCACGATTGCCGGACAATTTGAAGGCCAATGCCACTCAGATCTACCTTGGTGGTATCACTGTGCAGTCAACTTACCCATGGGGAACTCCTCTTCGCGAAGCTGTTGCGTATACGTGGGGCTATGCTCAGCGTTTGAACTGCATTGCTTCTACTGCCATATTGGCTTTGACAATTCCTTGCATTCTGGCCTGGAAGAACTACGAAGTAAACCGGAAGCAGAACAAGG GGTCACTGCTTTCAACATTTATTTCTC CTGTATATTACAGAGTTCTCAACTGGACGTCAGGACGGAAGCCCACAGTGGCATATTCTATCGTCGGTGCCGTGCTTCCACTTGCTGGTCCGAAGATGCATGCTGCTCTTGGGTGGTTGGGGCAACTCGCTGCCTGGACTCACTACTCTGGTGTTTTGTGCATTTCAGGTCGTCTTTTGGTCTATGGCGAACGCGTTATGACGAGTTTTAAATTCCAGTTGACTTTCTGA
- a CDS encoding Gamma-glutamyltranspeptidase, with protein MQHPCRIGQDVEKQLAVMPASSPGSTCAHHSIPQRNWRQTLVNMLQPLRLGVLAILSLLLITIHLPNAITSPLEFSVRNPNFGLESHGRISPGKLGAVASESSICSSHGSDILKMGGNAADALVATEFCIGVIGMYHSGIGGGGFMLVRSAKGDYEFIDFRETAPAAAFEDMYKNNEDASIYGGLASGVPGEVRGLEHLHKKYGSLPWSTVVQPAIRTARDGFPVTEDLVRYMASAVGSGDDFLSKNPTWAIDFAPNGTRLGLGDTITRRRYADTLEAIAKSGADAFYSGPIADAMINAVQSENGTMTLEDLKNYTVAIRDISQIDYRGYKITSTSAPSSGSIAMSILKILGTYKDFFSTEKSVDLSTHRLDEAMRFGYGERSKFGDPLFVDGMAKYEKEILKQSTIDDIRSKISDVRTQNVSAYNPAGLESLDTPGTSHIAVADHTGLAISVITTINLLFGSHVMVPETGIIMNNEMNDFSIPGSSNSFGYIPSPSNYIRPGKRPLSSITPVIVERPNGKLFLIAGSAGGSRIITATVQSVINSIDQGLSAAKALAKPRLHDQLVPNQVSFEFTYDNATVASMKARGHNVTWVAPGQSSAQLIRVLPNGTFDAADSFPRDFPEISTDFTGIRRLQSTPEETSTSICQRII; from the exons ATGCAACACCCCTGTCGGATCGGCCAGGATGTGGAGAAGCAG CTTGCGGTTATGCCAGCCTCTTCTCCAGGATCTACTTGTGCGCATCATTCCATTCCGCAAAGAAATTGGAGGCAGACTCTTGTCAACATGTTGCAACCGTTAAGACTTGGAGTTTTGGCGATTTTGTCGTTGCTATTGATCACAATTCATCTACCCAATGCAATCACCTCGCCCTTGGAGTTCTCAGTGCGGAACCCGAATTTTGGCCTCGAGTCGCATGGTAGAATTAGCCCTGGGAAGCTGGGTGCTGTCGCTAGCGAAAGTTCTATATGCTCCAGCCATGGATCTGATATACTGAAGATGGGCGGAAATGCTGCTGACGCA TTGGTCGCAACTGAATTTTGTATTGGTGTCATAG GAATGTACCACAGTGGAATCGGCGGAGGTGGCTTCATGCTCGTGAGATCAGCTAAGGGTGATTACGAGTTTATCGATTTCCGAGAGACGGCTCCAGCCGCGGCATTTGAGGATATGTATAAAAACAACGAGGATGCTTCCATTTACGGCGGACTGGCAAG TGGAGTTCCAGGTGAAGTGCGAGGTCTCGAGCACCTCCACAAGAAATATGGCTCTCTTCCATGGTCAACTGTCGTGCAGCCGGCTATCCGCACAGCCCGTGACGGTTTCCCTGTTACGGAAGATCTTGTGAGATACATGGCATCTGCCGTTGGCAGTGGAGATGACTTCCTGTCTAAGAACCCCACGTGGGCAATTGACTTTGCTCCGAATGGAACCAGGCTTGGGCTGGGTGATACAATTACCCGACGCCGCTATGCGGATACCCTTGAGGCTATCGCAAAGAGTGGCGCGGATGCATTCTACTCGGGCCCCATCGCGGATGCTATGATCAACGCAGTCCAGAGCGAAAACGGGACGATGACGCTTGAAGATCTGAAGAACTATACTGTGGCTATTCGGGATATCTCTCAGATTGACTACCGTGGCTACAAGATCACGAGCACGTCAGCACCGTCGAGTGGTAGTATCGCTATGAGTATTTTGAAGATTCTCGGGACATACAAAGATTTCTTTTCGACAGAAAAGTCTGTGGATCTGAGTACCCATCGGTTGGACGAGGCGATGCGATTTGGTTATGGCGAG AGATCTAAATTTGGCGATCCACTATTTGTTGACGGGATGGCCAAGTATGAGAAGGAGATTTTGAAGCAGTCTACGATTGATGATATTCGATCGAAGATCTCGGATGTGCGAACTCAGAACGTATCTGCTTATAACCCAGCCGGGCTGGAAAGCCTGGACAC CCCTGGAACTTCCCATATCGCAGTGGCCGACCACACTGGCCTTGCAATCTCAGTCATCACCACAATCAATTTGCTCTTCGGTAGCCATGTCATGGTCCCAGAAACCGGTATCATCATGAACAACGAGATGAACG ACTTCTCCATTCCAGGATCATCAAATTCATTTGGATACATCCCATCTCCATCCAACTACATTCGCCCTGGAAAACGTCCACTTTCTTCCATCACGCCCGTGATAGTTGAGCGACCCAATGGCAAGCTATTTTTGATTGCGGGATCCGCAGGAGGAAGCCGTATCATCACTGCCACCGTTCAGAGTGTCATTAATTCCATTGATCAAGGACTCTCCGCTGCCAAAGCATTGGCCAAACCCCGTCTGCATGATCAGCTAGTGCCAAACCAGGTCAGCTTCGAGTTCACTTACGACAACGCAACGGTTGCTTCCATGAAGGCGCGCGGCCACAACGTTACCTGGGTTGCCCCAGGACAGAGTTCTGCCCAGCTGATTCGGGTCTTGCCTAATGGAACATTCGATGCTGCTG ACAGCTTTCCTCGCGATTTCCCCGAGATCAGCACGGATTTCACCGGCATAAGACGCTTGCAG TCCACACCCGAAGAAACATCTACCTCGATATGTCAACGAATCATTTGA